TGTTGAGCCGTTCGAGGGCGAAGTCCTCGCCGGTGAATTCCCCGCGGTCGAGCTTCTGCGCGAAGGCCCGCGCGGGGACCTCCGTCCGGTCCCAGACGGAGTCGAGCGAGAGATCCGGCGCCCAGAAGAGCGACGCGGCCCGCGCCTGCTCCTCCGCGGAGCGGGCCCGCGCCCGGGCGGCCGCGACCTGCGGCGAAGCGGCGCGGGCGGCCGCGATCGCGTCGGGGAGCGAGAGCGGCGCGCCGGCGGAAATTCCGATGGCCGCGGCCAGGGCCGCCGCGGCGGCGAACGGGATTCGCGCGGACGAAGTCATCGCCCCGGAATTGTCCCGCCGGCCGCCCCGGACGCGCATGGTGCGATTGGATCAATCATCGGCGCCCTTATATTCCAATATTCGCATAAAGTAAAGTCATGATATGATCGCCGGCATGCGGAAGAACGGGATGCGGGCGCTGACTCCGGAGGCGCTCGAGCTCGTCGCGGGCCGGTTCCGGACGCTCGCCGACCCCCTGCGGCTCCGGATCCTGCAGGCCCTCCAACGGAGAGAGCTCAACGTCGGCGAGCTGACCGCGATCCTCGGAGCCACGCAGCCGAACGTCAGCAAACAGCTGAAGGCCCTCCGCGAGGGCGGCTTCGTCGGACGCCGGGCGGAGGGGACGAGCGCCTACTGGTTCATCGCGGACCCCGCCGTGTTCGCCCTGTGCGACCTCGTCTGCGTCGGGCTGCAGGCGCGGCTCTCGTCGCACGCGCGCCTGCTCGCGGCGAGCGGGGCCGAGCCGCGACGCCGGGGGCGGTGAGGATCGTCGCCCGCCCGATCATGATCAAAGGAACGTAACCGCCGCGGCAGCCGCCGCATCGGCTATCCTCGGATCGTGCGGAAGACGGTCCTGCGCGCGGTCGTCCTCGCGGCCGGTTTAGCGGCGGCCGGGAGAGCCTCGGCCCAACGCCGGCTGCCGCTCGACAAGATCAAACTGCCGCCCGGGTTCCACGTCGACCTCTACGCGACCCCGGTGCCGGAAGCGCGCTCGATGGCGCTTTCGCCGTCCGGCACGGTATTCGTCGGGACGAAGGACGGGAACGTCTACGCGCTCACCAACCGGTCCGGCGGGCCGAAGGCCGACGGGATCGTGATCGTGGCGCGAGGACTTCACGCCCCGAACGGCGTCGCCGTGCGCGACCGAGCGCTCTACGTCGCCGAGGTCGGCCGGATCTGGCGTTTCGACGACATCGACAAGACGCTCGAGGCGCCGCGACGGCCCGCGCTCGTCACGAAGCAGCTTCCGCCGGACGAGTGGCACGGCCTGCGGGTCATCCGGTTCGGTCCCGACGGTCTCCTCTATTTCGGGATCGGCGTCCCGTGCAACGTCTGCGAAAAGCGGGATCCGTACGGGACGATCATGCGAATGCGGCCCGACGGCTCGGGTCTCGAGGTCTTCGCGCGCGGCATCCGCAACAGCGTCGGCTTCGACTGGAACCCGCGGACGAAGGAGCTCTGGTTCACCGACAACGGCCGCGACGACCTGGGGGACGACGTTCCGCCCGACGAGCTGAACCGCGCTCCGCGCGCCGGCATGAACTTCGGATTCCCGTACTG
This genomic window from Thermoanaerobaculia bacterium contains:
- a CDS encoding metalloregulator ArsR/SmtB family transcription factor; this translates as MRKNGMRALTPEALELVAGRFRTLADPLRLRILQALQRRELNVGELTAILGATQPNVSKQLKALREGGFVGRRAEGTSAYWFIADPAVFALCDLVCVGLQARLSSHARLLAASGAEPRRRGR
- a CDS encoding PQQ-dependent sugar dehydrogenase yields the protein MRKTVLRAVVLAAGLAAAGRASAQRRLPLDKIKLPPGFHVDLYATPVPEARSMALSPSGTVFVGTKDGNVYALTNRSGGPKADGIVIVARGLHAPNGVAVRDRALYVAEVGRIWRFDDIDKTLEAPRRPALVTKQLPPDEWHGLRVIRFGPDGLLYFGIGVPCNVCEKRDPYGTIMRMRPDGSGLEVFARGIRNSVGFDWNPRTKELWFTDNGRDDLGDDVPPDELNRAPRAGMNFGFPYCHGGTIADPELGKKHPCSQFTAPEQKLGAHVASLGMRFYTGSMFPSEYRGQIFIAEHGS